The following coding sequences lie in one Pontibacter sp. G13 genomic window:
- a CDS encoding SDR family oxidoreductase, which produces MNLDLQHKNALVCGSTQGIGRATAIELAQMGATVTLLARNEAALKTVLGTLATDHGQQHDYLVADFSQPVQVGQTVQDYLSQTQKIFHILINNTGGPPGGPIADATLEAFMAAYQMHLACNHVLAQAMIPGMKEASFGRIINVISTSVKQPINGLGVSNTTRGAVANWSKTLANEIGQFGITVNNVLPGFTETERLFSIIRNRAEKTGKTEQEVADAMKLTTPAHRFAQPEEVANAIAFLAAPAAGYINGINVPVDGGRTKSL; this is translated from the coding sequence ATGAATCTCGATCTCCAGCATAAAAACGCCTTGGTTTGCGGAAGCACCCAAGGGATCGGCAGGGCTACTGCCATTGAATTGGCTCAAATGGGAGCTACCGTCACACTACTCGCCAGAAATGAAGCTGCCCTGAAGACGGTTTTGGGTACGCTCGCCACTGATCATGGTCAGCAACACGACTACCTTGTGGCCGATTTTTCCCAGCCTGTTCAGGTAGGCCAAACCGTTCAGGACTATTTGTCCCAGACCCAGAAAATTTTCCACATCCTCATCAACAATACAGGAGGCCCTCCCGGAGGCCCAATCGCGGATGCAACGCTTGAAGCCTTCATGGCAGCGTATCAGATGCATCTCGCGTGCAATCATGTATTGGCACAAGCAATGATCCCAGGCATGAAAGAAGCCTCCTTTGGCCGAATCATCAATGTGATCTCTACTTCCGTCAAGCAACCGATCAATGGTTTGGGCGTGTCCAATACCACGCGTGGCGCAGTGGCAAATTGGTCCAAGACCCTCGCCAATGAAATTGGACAATTCGGGATCACCGTTAACAATGTATTGCCGGGCTTTACGGAGACAGAGCGCTTGTTTTCCATCATCCGCAATCGTGCTGAGAAGACAGGCAAGACCGAGCAGGAAGTGGCAGATGCCATGAAATTGACGACCCCTGCCCACCGGTTTGCTCAGCCAGAAGAAGTCGCCAATGCCATC
- a CDS encoding type III pantothenate kinase, with product MQASSSYLLAIDIGNTRSKAALFHQGAMVSDGSMETETLEQGIGEYLKHIDSAVELQIGWVSVAQTIDPNSWNCLTRFSKVELHEIDHRYPLPIGNAYATPETLGMDRIVAAIGAKQQVIDDPVLVIDAGTAITYDAVDAERVYQGGGIAPGVSMRFRALNAFTARLPLVQAQLDVPLVGDSTESSIRTGVINGTRMEISGTIEAYQGVYGQNLKVFLTGGDSALFENHVKNINFADSKLILKGIFHILTHPSHL from the coding sequence ATGCAAGCTAGCTCATCATATTTGTTGGCGATCGATATCGGCAATACCCGATCCAAGGCTGCCCTCTTTCATCAAGGGGCAATGGTTTCGGATGGGTCGATGGAGACCGAAACATTGGAGCAAGGAATTGGGGAGTATTTGAAACATATAGATTCAGCAGTTGAACTCCAGATCGGATGGGTATCGGTTGCACAAACCATCGATCCCAATAGCTGGAATTGTTTGACGCGATTTTCAAAGGTTGAACTCCATGAAATCGACCATCGGTATCCGCTTCCAATTGGCAATGCTTATGCTACACCTGAAACTTTGGGGATGGACCGCATTGTCGCAGCTATCGGGGCCAAGCAGCAGGTGATTGATGACCCCGTACTGGTAATCGACGCAGGCACTGCCATCACCTACGATGCAGTGGATGCTGAGCGAGTGTATCAAGGGGGAGGGATAGCTCCGGGGGTTTCGATGCGGTTTCGTGCATTGAATGCGTTCACCGCTAGATTACCACTTGTACAGGCCCAACTGGATGTACCATTGGTTGGGGATAGTACGGAGAGCAGTATCAGGACCGGCGTAATTAATGGCACTCGGATGGAAATTTCGGGAACGATCGAAGCCTATCAAGGAGTCTATGGCCAGAATCTCAAGGTCTTCCTCACAGGTGGAGATTCTGCCCTCTTTGAAAATCACGTGAAAAACATCAACTTTGCAGACTCTAAGCTCATACTCAAGGGAATTTTCCACATACTAACACACCCATCGCATTTATGA
- a CDS encoding EamA family transporter gives MTLSNNALGKAYAQLHIAILLFGFTAILGDLITLSGIPLVWYRMVITLISLCFFPGLIKRALALPRKTALRLLGIGVLMAIHWVTFFEAIKQSNVSITLSCIASTAFFTSLIEPLFFGRKIKIHEIGLGLLVIVGFGFIFSFVGDQHWLGIGLAILSAFVVAFAGVFNKAAVETHDVYVVSFMTFLAGVIFLTAVMPIYLYAFPEQPIIPTTSDIGYLLFLALGCTTLAYSLNMLALRHLSAYTVALSINLEPIYGMVMALMFLGEGAELNTGFYIGAGLILAAVFLHPIFERFQKSKAGSLA, from the coding sequence ATGACTCTGTCTAACAATGCATTGGGGAAAGCTTATGCACAGTTGCATATCGCCATTCTCCTATTCGGTTTCACCGCGATCCTCGGAGACCTGATCACCCTATCGGGTATTCCGCTGGTATGGTATCGCATGGTGATCACCTTGATCAGCCTGTGCTTTTTTCCGGGTCTGATCAAGCGAGCCTTGGCACTTCCACGGAAGACGGCTTTGAGGCTACTGGGCATTGGCGTTTTGATGGCCATCCACTGGGTGACGTTCTTTGAGGCCATCAAGCAGTCCAATGTGAGCATTACGCTGAGTTGCATCGCATCCACGGCATTTTTCACCTCGCTCATCGAGCCGCTCTTTTTTGGTCGCAAGATCAAGATTCATGAGATTGGACTGGGCCTTCTGGTGATCGTGGGATTCGGCTTTATCTTCTCATTTGTAGGAGATCAGCACTGGTTGGGGATTGGATTGGCCATTCTCTCCGCATTTGTTGTAGCATTCGCAGGGGTATTCAACAAGGCCGCGGTCGAGACACACGATGTCTATGTCGTAAGTTTCATGACCTTTCTTGCGGGCGTGATATTCCTGACCGCTGTGATGCCGATTTACCTGTATGCCTTTCCGGAACAGCCGATCATCCCGACCACCTCGGACATCGGATACCTGTTGTTTTTGGCATTGGGTTGTACGACGCTGGCCTATTCGCTCAATATGTTGGCACTCAGGCACCTTTCCGCCTATACCGTGGCGTTGTCGATCAATCTGGAGCCTATCTACGGGATGGTCATGGCGCTGATGTTCCTTGGCGAAGGAGCGGAACTGAATACGGGATTCTACATCGGTGCGGGCTTGATTCTGGCGGCGGTGTTCCTTCATCCAATCTTCGAGCGATTCCAGAAATCCAAAGCAGGATCTCTGGCTTAG
- a CDS encoding class I SAM-dependent methyltransferase, translating into MKLLTPRDWKAYELIDSGDGEKLERFGKYVLRRPEPQAVWSKSMPESDWESMAHAQFVQEGSHSGGWKRFKPMQDQWYIEYRYKGMNLAFRLGLTGFKHVGIFPEQAVNWNFIYESCLKLEQPKVLNLFAYTGGASLAARSGGADVIHCDSIKNVLNWANANMQASDLTDIRWLLEDAFKFVKREARRERVYHGIILDPPAWGHGPKGEKWKLEDMVNELTEYVSKILHPNQHFMVFNSYSLGFSPLVLENLVKSHFSPSMTADMESGELYMAERSGRKLPMGIFSRMYHGPEEAK; encoded by the coding sequence ATGAAATTATTGACTCCACGGGACTGGAAAGCCTACGAATTGATCGATTCGGGGGATGGCGAAAAACTGGAACGCTTTGGCAAATACGTACTCCGTAGACCAGAGCCACAGGCGGTTTGGAGCAAATCGATGCCCGAATCGGATTGGGAATCTATGGCCCATGCCCAATTCGTTCAGGAAGGGAGCCATTCTGGCGGTTGGAAAAGATTCAAGCCTATGCAGGATCAGTGGTACATCGAGTATCGCTACAAGGGGATGAATCTGGCATTTCGGCTCGGACTGACGGGTTTCAAGCACGTGGGGATTTTTCCAGAGCAAGCAGTCAATTGGAATTTCATCTATGAATCTTGCCTCAAGCTAGAGCAACCCAAGGTACTCAACTTGTTTGCCTACACGGGAGGAGCCTCGCTTGCAGCAAGATCTGGGGGAGCGGACGTCATTCATTGCGACTCCATCAAGAATGTCTTGAACTGGGCCAATGCCAATATGCAAGCCAGTGATTTGACGGATATCCGCTGGCTCTTGGAAGATGCTTTCAAATTTGTGAAGCGTGAGGCTCGGAGAGAACGCGTATATCACGGCATCATCCTAGACCCTCCAGCGTGGGGCCATGGACCCAAAGGCGAGAAGTGGAAGCTGGAAGACATGGTCAATGAACTGACGGAATACGTGTCCAAGATCCTGCATCCCAATCAGCATTTCATGGTGTTCAATAGCTATTCGTTGGGCTTCTCTCCATTGGTACTGGAGAACTTGGTGAAATCACATTTCAGCCCGTCGATGACAGCAGACATGGAATCTGGAGAGCTCTACATGGCCGAGCGATCTGGCCGAAAACTACCGATGGGTATTTTCTCCAGAATGTATCATGGACCAGAGGAAGCGAAATAG
- the tsf gene encoding translation elongation factor Ts produces MAITAKDVNKLRQATGAGMMDCKKALVEAEGDFDKAVEILRLKGQKVSAKRADREAKEGAVFIQANEAGTEAALIELNCETDFVARNEDFQALGQSIAVLASQEKPATIDALKGLSLDGTSVAETLTDAMGKIGEKLDVSKFELITGEQVVTYIHPGARIGVAVAFSGVNGGDATAVGKDVAMQIAAMNPVGIDKDSVDQSIVDKEIEIGKQQAIEEGKPENIVEKIAMGKLNKFFKENTLLNQDFVKDTSRSVKKYVSDELGKEATIVAFKRLQLGAN; encoded by the coding sequence ATGGCAATCACTGCAAAAGACGTCAACAAGTTGAGACAAGCCACTGGTGCTGGCATGATGGACTGCAAAAAGGCATTGGTTGAGGCTGAAGGCGATTTTGATAAAGCTGTTGAAATCCTCCGCTTGAAAGGCCAGAAGGTTTCTGCCAAGCGTGCTGATAGAGAAGCTAAAGAAGGTGCTGTATTCATCCAAGCTAACGAAGCTGGTACTGAAGCTGCACTCATCGAATTGAACTGCGAAACTGACTTTGTTGCTCGTAACGAGGACTTCCAAGCATTGGGACAAAGCATCGCTGTTTTGGCTAGCCAAGAAAAGCCTGCGACCATCGACGCCCTCAAGGGATTGTCTTTGGACGGAACTTCCGTTGCTGAAACTTTGACTGATGCAATGGGTAAAATCGGCGAGAAATTGGACGTATCCAAGTTCGAGTTGATCACCGGTGAGCAGGTTGTTACCTACATTCACCCAGGTGCTCGCATCGGTGTTGCGGTTGCTTTCTCCGGTGTAAACGGAGGCGACGCGACTGCAGTTGGTAAGGATGTTGCCATGCAAATCGCTGCGATGAACCCAGTCGGAATCGACAAGGACAGCGTAGACCAATCCATCGTCGACAAAGAGATCGAGATCGGTAAGCAGCAAGCCATCGAAGAGGGCAAGCCTGAAAATATCGTTGAGAAAATTGCCATGGGTAAACTCAACAAATTCTTCAAGGAGAACACCCTCTTGAACCAAGACTTCGTGAAGGATACTTCTCGTAGCGTCAAGAAATATGTGTCCGACGAATTGGGCAAAGAGGCTACTATTGTTGCCTTCAAACGCCTCCAGCTTGGTGCTAACTAA
- a CDS encoding biotin--[acetyl-CoA-carboxylase] ligase: MALFTGKNLIQLPVIPSTNTFALDLLSAQPVEGTVVWALDQPQGRGQKGNTWISQSGTNLTFSVIYFPKFLKVDNLFALSKLTALAVLKTLKRCLPMQDVQIKWPNDLLINGQKVGGILIENQLERAMVKSAVIGIGLNVNQAEFPEELSSKATSMVAWADQPFDLFKVLEILWDELEAQYLQLKAGKVDHLNREYLAHLFGYQETVWVKIGDQTTQAMMVGVDKSGRVALEQGGKLNYYDIKEASILPEPWL; encoded by the coding sequence ATGGCCCTATTTACAGGAAAAAATCTGATTCAACTTCCAGTGATTCCTTCCACCAATACCTTCGCATTGGACCTGCTTTCGGCCCAACCGGTAGAAGGTACGGTAGTTTGGGCCTTGGATCAACCCCAAGGGAGAGGACAGAAAGGGAATACTTGGATTTCGCAATCCGGTACCAATCTAACCTTTAGTGTCATCTATTTTCCCAAATTTCTCAAGGTAGACAATCTATTTGCCTTGAGTAAATTGACAGCCTTGGCTGTACTGAAAACCCTCAAACGTTGCCTGCCCATGCAGGATGTCCAGATCAAGTGGCCCAACGACCTCCTGATTAATGGACAAAAAGTCGGTGGGATATTGATCGAAAATCAGCTGGAACGTGCGATGGTCAAATCAGCTGTCATCGGCATCGGCCTGAATGTCAATCAAGCCGAATTCCCAGAAGAGCTCTCCAGCAAGGCGACCTCCATGGTGGCTTGGGCCGACCAACCCTTCGATTTATTCAAAGTGTTGGAAATCCTCTGGGATGAACTCGAAGCTCAGTACCTCCAATTGAAAGCAGGGAAGGTCGATCATCTCAACCGTGAATATCTGGCACATCTGTTTGGGTATCAGGAAACGGTCTGGGTGAAAATCGGCGATCAGACCACACAAGCCATGATGGTCGGCGTAGACAAATCCGGCCGCGTGGCATTGGAGCAAGGGGGAAAACTCAATTATTACGATATCAAGGAAGCAAGCATTTTGCCAGAGCCTTGGTTGTAG
- a CDS encoding NADH-quinone oxidoreductase subunit J — MQWDLSHAIFAAFAILTLGFGVMLGFTRNLMYAAFMLFAVLFGVAALFVFAGAEFLATSQLIVYVGGILILVVFGVMLTQRSLSNSAKTQLHYLVPGTLIALLLMGGLFWLMDAIPLDQMADQQAPATEAQAASLTNPEIIGKALLTDYLVPFEIMSVLLLIALIGAAYLARPESPTEDQ; from the coding sequence ATGCAATGGGACCTGTCACACGCAATTTTCGCGGCATTCGCGATCCTGACACTCGGATTCGGGGTGATGTTGGGATTTACCCGCAACCTGATGTACGCGGCATTCATGCTGTTTGCGGTACTTTTTGGGGTGGCGGCGCTGTTCGTGTTTGCAGGAGCGGAATTTCTTGCGACATCCCAACTCATCGTTTATGTAGGCGGAATTCTCATCCTCGTGGTGTTTGGGGTGATGTTGACCCAACGTTCCCTGTCCAATTCCGCTAAGACCCAATTGCACTATCTGGTGCCGGGAACCTTGATCGCACTCCTCTTGATGGGCGGACTGTTTTGGTTGATGGATGCAATTCCTTTGGATCAAATGGCCGACCAACAGGCCCCTGCAACAGAGGCCCAAGCTGCTTCCCTCACCAATCCCGAAATCATCGGCAAGGCTCTTTTGACCGATTATCTGGTTCCCTTTGAGATTATGTCTGTCCTACTTTTGATTGCTTTGATCGGTGCAGCATATCTGGCCCGCCCGGAATCTCCGACGGAAGATCAGTAG
- the pyrH gene encoding UMP kinase — translation MPTKYKRILLKLSGEALMGNNSFGIDNGTLAAYAKQICKLAEAGTEIAIVVGGGNIFRGIQGASQGMGRAHSDYMGMLATVINGMALQDALEQEGAEVRLQSAIPMEKICEPYIRRRAIRHLEKGRIVVFGAGTGNPFFTTDTAASLRAIEIEADVVLKGTRVDGVYTADPEKDANAVKYDTISFDDVLKSQLRVMDMTAFTLCQENKLPIIVFNINDPEALGRIVEGEAVGTLVS, via the coding sequence ATGCCAACGAAGTATAAACGCATCTTGCTCAAACTCAGTGGAGAAGCCCTCATGGGCAACAACAGCTTCGGGATCGACAATGGGACGCTGGCTGCTTACGCCAAGCAGATCTGTAAACTCGCAGAAGCTGGAACCGAAATCGCTATCGTCGTAGGAGGAGGAAACATCTTCCGCGGCATACAGGGAGCAAGCCAAGGAATGGGCCGTGCACATTCTGACTACATGGGCATGTTGGCTACGGTCATCAATGGGATGGCTCTTCAGGACGCCCTGGAGCAGGAAGGAGCGGAAGTCCGCCTACAATCTGCCATTCCTATGGAGAAGATTTGTGAGCCCTATATCCGTCGCCGTGCGATCCGCCACCTCGAAAAAGGCAGAATTGTGGTATTCGGTGCGGGTACTGGAAATCCTTTCTTTACCACCGATACAGCTGCCAGTTTGCGCGCAATTGAGATCGAAGCCGATGTCGTACTGAAAGGTACTCGCGTAGATGGCGTGTATACTGCAGATCCAGAAAAGGACGCAAACGCAGTCAAATACGACACCATCTCGTTCGACGATGTACTCAAATCCCAGCTGCGCGTCATGGACATGACTGCCTTTACCCTCTGCCAGGAAAACAAGCTTCCAATCATCGTATTCAATATCAATGATCCAGAAGCACTTGGCCGAATTGTAGAAGGAGAAGCGGTCGGTACTTTGGTCAGCTAG
- a CDS encoding endonuclease/exonuclease/phosphatase family protein, giving the protein MDILSPFKSLSIRSKIWLILLLAVGVLSHGFLLGNAYGIFVWPIFIISLVRSKFWRFPHVRWTAFYSAVLVGFMLVIGLLRSFHIHPEPKAGKQLTILDYNLFFKNQHKSQIVQEIQAHPADLIVFQEYTPAWEKALSSIATQFPYRRTFAHAGSHGLAIYSKYPLHDYELIQVDTLLPFAQVVNIEAGNAHCQLINAHLPSPAVVVENPDRFMKLARGNHLQRRWAYRRIMAQVADRSAAASLMIGDLNTISTEPVFREIKHEWTDCWSRVGSGWGFTFPHTQGIDQPFLRLDYAMIRGAIRPIEMEILPGSSSDHLGIKLQVEI; this is encoded by the coding sequence ATGGATATCCTCTCTCCCTTCAAATCTCTCTCTATCAGGAGTAAGATATGGCTGATTCTACTGTTAGCGGTAGGCGTCCTTTCGCATGGGTTTTTACTCGGCAATGCCTATGGGATCTTTGTATGGCCCATCTTCATCATCAGTCTAGTTCGATCCAAATTCTGGAGATTCCCCCATGTACGTTGGACGGCTTTTTACTCAGCCGTTTTGGTTGGATTCATGCTGGTGATCGGCCTGCTGAGGAGCTTTCACATTCATCCTGAACCGAAGGCAGGCAAGCAGCTTACCATTTTGGATTACAACCTATTTTTCAAGAATCAGCACAAATCCCAAATCGTTCAAGAAATACAGGCGCATCCTGCCGACCTGATTGTATTTCAAGAATATACTCCAGCTTGGGAGAAAGCCCTTTCCAGCATTGCAACCCAATTTCCCTACCGACGAACATTTGCTCACGCTGGGTCACACGGCCTAGCCATTTACTCCAAATATCCACTGCATGACTACGAACTGATCCAAGTGGACACTCTTTTGCCATTTGCGCAAGTAGTCAATATTGAGGCAGGTAACGCCCACTGCCAACTCATCAATGCCCATCTCCCCTCCCCTGCTGTGGTGGTCGAAAACCCGGATCGATTCATGAAGCTCGCGCGGGGAAATCATCTGCAACGAAGATGGGCCTACAGGAGAATCATGGCTCAGGTAGCGGACCGTTCTGCTGCTGCGAGCTTGATGATAGGGGATCTGAATACCATATCCACAGAGCCCGTATTCCGAGAGATCAAGCATGAATGGACAGATTGCTGGTCGAGGGTAGGATCAGGCTGGGGATTCACTTTTCCTCACACCCAAGGAATTGATCAGCCATTTTTGCGATTGGACTATGCGATGATTCGCGGGGCAATTCGGCCCATCGAGATGGAAATATTACCCGGCAGTAGCTCCGATCATCTTGGAATAAAACTTCAGGTAGAGATTTGA
- a CDS encoding porin family protein has protein sequence MNQYTSHRIWILLAICTLGFILGAHAQTETITTDTVEVIWKKKGFLIISDQDGRRIEFLDPEEESTTYLPPKSKVDFLGFDLGFFNYADGPALGQPPSPDLEIKPFRFTSHVALHMIPVTVRLDRRGHINLKSAITFNWSNFNFKEDIRLIQNSEGLRYEKTGIDYRTNKLTATYLQIPLLLHFNTSPNDKKGLRMSVGGFAGVLIRSKTKQKSDEFGTVKVRDEFGLNRFRYGLTARIDFRWFDFYFNYNLSEVFAGGVPPFETFEAGINLIHF, from the coding sequence ATGAACCAGTATACCTCACATCGCATTTGGATCCTGCTTGCGATATGCACCTTGGGATTCATCCTAGGAGCCCATGCCCAGACCGAAACGATCACGACTGATACGGTTGAGGTGATCTGGAAGAAAAAGGGGTTTCTGATCATCTCCGATCAAGACGGCCGCCGCATCGAGTTTCTCGATCCAGAGGAAGAATCTACTACCTATCTTCCCCCCAAGTCCAAAGTAGATTTCTTGGGATTTGATTTGGGCTTCTTCAACTATGCAGACGGCCCCGCTTTGGGTCAACCGCCTTCTCCAGATCTGGAAATCAAGCCTTTCAGGTTTACTTCCCACGTCGCCCTCCACATGATCCCCGTGACCGTGCGCCTAGACCGACGTGGGCATATCAATCTAAAAAGTGCCATTACCTTCAACTGGAGCAATTTCAACTTCAAAGAAGACATCCGACTGATCCAAAACTCTGAGGGGTTGAGATATGAAAAGACGGGGATCGACTATCGCACCAACAAGCTGACGGCCACCTATCTCCAGATCCCGTTGCTGCTGCATTTCAATACCTCTCCTAACGATAAAAAGGGTCTAAGAATGTCTGTAGGAGGTTTTGCTGGGGTGTTGATACGCTCCAAGACCAAGCAGAAAAGTGATGAATTCGGCACGGTCAAAGTACGGGACGAATTCGGTCTCAATCGATTCAGATATGGACTCACGGCCCGGATCGATTTTAGGTGGTTTGATTTTTACTTCAACTACAATCTGAGCGAGGTATTTGCCGGAGGGGTGCCTCCCTTCGAAACCTTTGAGGCAGGGATCAACCTCATCCATTTTTGA
- the kynU gene encoding kynureninase yields the protein MTLTYESSLEFARSMDQQDPLRSYRDQFHLPVQPSGEPYIYLCGNSLGCQPKRLRAFVEQELKDWENLGVEGHFHAKNPWMPYHEFLTEPMAKIVGAKSEEVVVMNALTVNLHLMMVSFYRPSQARFKIVIEGDAFPSDIYAVESQLKFHGYDPKDALIKLWPREGEHTIRTEDIEHLLAEQGQEIALVMLGGVNYYTGQAFQFQRIVEAGHAQGCKVGFDLAHAVGNLELKLHEWGADFACWCSYKYLNSGPGGVAGVFVHERHLNDPEIPRFAGWWGHDKETRFKMGPDFQPIPTAESWQLSNAPVLSMAALRASLEIFEEVGMAALREKALKLTGYLEYLLTEGDDLKGIEIITPKDPDHRGCQLSLLTGADGKQRFDALTEAGVICDWREPNVIRLAPVPLYNSFEDVWHFAKVLRNL from the coding sequence ATGACCCTGACATACGAATCATCCCTCGAATTTGCCCGGAGCATGGACCAGCAAGATCCCTTGCGTAGCTATCGGGATCAGTTCCACCTGCCGGTTCAACCATCTGGTGAGCCTTATATCTACCTCTGCGGCAATTCATTAGGTTGCCAGCCTAAACGCCTTCGCGCCTTCGTGGAGCAAGAGCTCAAGGATTGGGAAAACCTAGGCGTAGAAGGACATTTCCACGCCAAAAATCCGTGGATGCCCTACCATGAATTCCTCACTGAACCGATGGCCAAGATTGTCGGTGCCAAGTCCGAGGAAGTGGTCGTCATGAATGCGCTGACGGTCAATCTCCACCTGATGATGGTGAGCTTCTATCGCCCCTCCCAAGCGCGATTCAAGATTGTCATCGAAGGAGATGCTTTCCCTTCTGACATCTATGCGGTAGAATCCCAACTGAAATTCCACGGGTACGATCCCAAGGATGCGTTGATCAAATTGTGGCCACGCGAAGGAGAGCACACAATCCGTACAGAAGACATCGAGCACCTGTTGGCCGAGCAAGGTCAGGAGATCGCCCTCGTGATGTTGGGCGGTGTCAACTATTACACTGGACAAGCATTCCAATTCCAACGAATCGTAGAGGCCGGCCACGCGCAAGGCTGTAAGGTCGGATTTGACCTTGCCCATGCGGTTGGCAACCTAGAATTGAAGCTCCATGAGTGGGGCGCCGATTTTGCGTGTTGGTGTAGCTACAAATACCTCAACTCCGGCCCAGGAGGCGTAGCAGGGGTATTCGTGCATGAGCGCCACCTGAATGATCCCGAGATTCCTCGATTTGCAGGTTGGTGGGGACACGACAAGGAGACCCGTTTCAAAATGGGACCAGATTTCCAGCCCATTCCTACGGCTGAATCTTGGCAGTTGAGCAACGCACCTGTACTGTCCATGGCTGCCCTCAGAGCCTCGCTAGAGATCTTCGAAGAAGTTGGGATGGCTGCCCTCAGAGAGAAGGCGCTCAAGTTGACTGGCTATCTCGAATATCTCCTGACGGAAGGCGATGACCTCAAAGGAATTGAGATTATCACGCCCAAAGATCCCGATCACCGGGGATGCCAGCTCTCGTTGCTGACTGGAGCGGATGGCAAGCAGCGTTTTGACGCCTTGACGGAGGCAGGTGTGATCTGCGATTGGCGCGAGCCGAATGTGATCAGATTGGCTCCCGTGCCGCTGTACAACTCATTCGAAGATGTATGGCATTTTGCCAAAGTGTTGAGAAATCTCTAG
- a CDS encoding RNA polymerase sigma factor, translating into MRPKINYTEAELAQGCKKGKPVFQRALYQRYHRLMFGVCLRYTDSRDDAQDILQEGFIKVFRHISKFRGDGSLEGWIRRIMVHTSIEHYRKKSRYFMVDIQEAHTHELDADAISNLSHEEILTLVRDLPAGYRTVFSLYVIDGYTHQDIADMLGISVGTSKSQLSRAKRLLQQQLSDLHSQAANF; encoded by the coding sequence ATGCGTCCGAAGATCAACTACACCGAAGCGGAATTGGCACAGGGTTGCAAAAAAGGCAAGCCTGTGTTCCAACGCGCGCTATATCAGCGGTACCACCGTCTGATGTTCGGCGTCTGCCTCCGCTACACGGACAGCCGAGACGATGCTCAGGATATCTTGCAGGAAGGATTCATCAAGGTATTCAGGCATATCTCCAAATTTCGCGGAGATGGTTCTCTTGAAGGTTGGATCAGGAGGATCATGGTCCACACCTCGATCGAACACTACCGCAAAAAGTCGAGATACTTCATGGTAGATATTCAGGAGGCACATACCCACGAGTTAGATGCCGATGCCATTTCCAACTTGAGCCACGAAGAGATATTGACGCTGGTACGGGATCTTCCAGCAGGATATCGAACGGTTTTTAGCCTGTACGTGATCGATGGATATACTCATCAAGACATCGCGGATATGCTGGGAATCAGCGTCGGAACCTCCAAATCGCAGCTATCGCGAGCCAAACGACTCTTACAGCAGCAACTGTCGGACTTACATAGCCAAGCAGCCAACTTCTGA